Part of the Neisseria leonii genome is shown below.
CGGCCAGACGGATGCTGCGGTTCGGAATATCGATTTCGACGGTGTCGCCTTCGCATACCAAGCCGATGGCGCCGCCTTCGGCCGCTTCGGGCGAAACGTGGCCGATGCTCAAACCCGATGTGCCGCCGGAGAAGCGGCCGTCTGTCAGCAGGGCGCAGGCTTTGCCCAAACCTTTGGATTTCAGGTAGCTGGTGGGGTAGAGCATTTCCTGCATACCGGGGCCGCCTTTGGGGCCTTCGTATCGGATGATGACGATGTCGCCTGCGCTGATTCGGTTGTCCAAAATGGCGGAGACGGCCGAATCTTGGCTTTCAAACACGCGGGCGCGGCCGGTGAATGTCAGAATGCTGTCGTCCACGCCGGCGGTTTTGACGACGCAGCCGCGCTCGGCGATGTTGCCGAACAGGACGGCCAGACCGCCGTCTTGCGAATAGGCGTGCTGTTTGCTGCGGATACAGCCGTTTTCGCGGTCTAAATCCAGGCTCGGCCATTGGCGGTTTTGCGAAAACGCTTCGGTGGTGCGCACGCCGCCGGGCGCGGCCTTGTAACGCGCATGCGCCGTTTCGTTGGCGGGGTCGGTAATGTCCCATTTCGCTAGCGCGTCTTTCAGCGTTTTTTCGTGGACGGTGGAAACGGCGGTGTTCAGGCAGCCTGCGCGGTCGAGTTCGGCCAGAATGCCCATCACGCCGCCGGCGCGGTGCACGTCTTCCATATGGTATTTCTGGGTGGCGGGGGCGACTTTGCACAGGCACGGCACTTGGCGGCTGATGCGGTCGATGTCGGCCATTTTGAAATCGACGCCGGCTTCGTTGGCGGCGGCCAGAAGGTGCAGGACGGTGTTGGTGGAGCCGCCCATCGCCACATCAAGACTCATGGCGTTTTCGAATGCGGCTTTGGTGGCGATGCTGCGCGGCAATACGCTCGCATCGTCCTGTTCGTAATAGCGTTTGGTGATTTCCACAATCAGACGGCCTGCTTCGAGAAACAGCTCTTTGCGGCCGGCATGGGTGGCCAGCAGCGATCCGTTGCCGGGCAGCGACAAGCCCAAAGCTTCGGTGAGACAGTTCATCGAGTTGGCGGTGAACATGCCCGAACACGAACCGCAGGTGGGGCAGGCGGAACGCTCTACTGCGGCCACGGCTTCATCGCTCACGTTGTCGTCGGCGGCATCGACCATCGCATCCACCAAATCGAGCTTGCGGGTATCGGCGATATTGGCCACGCCGATGACTTTGCCCGCCTCCATCGGCCCGCCGGACACGAATACGGTGGGAATGTTCAGACGCATGGCCGCCATCAGCATGCCCGGAGTGATTTTGTCGCAGTTGGAAATGCACACCAGCGCGTCGGCACAATGCGCGTTTACCATGTATTCCACCGAATCGGCAATCAAATCGCGGCTGGGCAGCGAATAGAGCATACCGCCGTGCCCCATCGCAATGCCGTCGTCCACGGCGATGGTGTTGAATTCTTTGGCCAGGCCGCCCGCTTTTTCGATTTCGCGCGCGACCAGCTGCCCCATATTGTGCAGATGGACATGGCCGGGAACAAACTGGGTGAACGAGTTGGCAACGGCGATAATCGGTTTGCCGAAATCGGCATCGGCCACGCCGGTGGCACGCCACAGGGCGCGCGCGCCGGCCATATTGCGGCCGTGGGTGGAGGTTTTGGAGCGGTAGGCTGGCATGGTTCGGATTCCTTATTTTTTAGATTCGTACGGTATATCAAAGCGGCTTATTCTATACCAAACACCTGATATAAAGAAGCAGACAGATAAGGCCGTCTGAAAACGGCAGAACGGTTTTCAGACGGCCTGATGTCGCGGGGCGGTCGGGGTTAGGCGTCCAAATTGCCCAAAACAATGCGCAGCATACGGCGCAGCGGTTCGGCTGCGCCCCACAAAAGCTGGTCGCCCACGGTAAACGCGCTGATGTATTCGCCGCCCATGCCCAGCTTGCGGATACGGCCGACGGGTACGCTCAGGGTGCCGGTTACTTTGGCGGGGGTCAGCCCGCGGACGCTGGCTTTTTTTTCATTGGGAATCACTTTTACCCAAGCGTTGGCTTCGGCCAGCAGTTTTTCGATTTCGGCTACCGGCAGATCTTTTTTCAGTTTCAGTGTGATGGCTTGGCTGTGGCAGCGCATCGCGCCCACGCGCACGCACAGGCCGTCGATAACGGTGGGGTTGGCACTGCGGCCGAGGATTTTGTTGGTTTCCACGCCGCCTTTCCATTCTTCTTTGGATTGGCCGTTGCCCAAATCGGCATCAATCCACGGAATCAGGCTGCCCGCCAGCGGTACGCCGAAGTTGGCGGCGGGGAAGGCATCACTGCGCAGAAAGTCCGACACTTTGCGGTCGATGTCGAGAATCGCACCGGCGGGGTCGGCGATTTCGGCTTTGACTTCGTTGTGAATCGCGCCCATGCCTTCAATCAGCTCGCGCATATTTTTCGCACCCGCACCCGATGCGGCCTGATAGGTCATGCTGGTCGCCCATTCCACTAAATCGTTTTGGAACAGGCCGCCCAAGGCCATCAGCATCAGCGAGACGGTGCAGTTGCCGCCGATGTAGTTTTTCACGCCGTTTTGCAGGGCGTGGTCAATCACATGGCGGTTCACGGGGTCCAGCACAATCACGGCATCATCGTTCATGCGCAGCGAAGAGGCGGCATCAATCCAGTAGCCGTTCCAGCCGGAATCGCGCAGGGGTTGGAAGACGGCTTTGGTGTAGTCGCCGCCTTGGCAGGTAACGATA
Proteins encoded:
- the ilvD gene encoding dihydroxy-acid dehydratase, translating into MPAYRSKTSTHGRNMAGARALWRATGVADADFGKPIIAVANSFTQFVPGHVHLHNMGQLVAREIEKAGGLAKEFNTIAVDDGIAMGHGGMLYSLPSRDLIADSVEYMVNAHCADALVCISNCDKITPGMLMAAMRLNIPTVFVSGGPMEAGKVIGVANIADTRKLDLVDAMVDAADDNVSDEAVAAVERSACPTCGSCSGMFTANSMNCLTEALGLSLPGNGSLLATHAGRKELFLEAGRLIVEITKRYYEQDDASVLPRSIATKAAFENAMSLDVAMGGSTNTVLHLLAAANEAGVDFKMADIDRISRQVPCLCKVAPATQKYHMEDVHRAGGVMGILAELDRAGCLNTAVSTVHEKTLKDALAKWDITDPANETAHARYKAAPGGVRTTEAFSQNRQWPSLDLDRENGCIRSKQHAYSQDGGLAVLFGNIAERGCVVKTAGVDDSILTFTGRARVFESQDSAVSAILDNRISAGDIVIIRYEGPKGGPGMQEMLYPTSYLKSKGLGKACALLTDGRFSGGTSGLSIGHVSPEAAEGGAIGLVCEGDTVEIDIPNRSIRLAVSGEELAARRAAMEARGAKAWQPENRDRHVSAALRAYAAMTTSADTGAVRDVSQVERK
- the asd gene encoding aspartate-semialdehyde dehydrogenase, with the protein product MKVGFVGWRGMVGSVLMQRMQEENDFAHIPEAVFFTTSNVGGTAPDFGQAAKTLRDANNLTELAEMDIIVTCQGGDYTKAVFQPLRDSGWNGYWIDAASSLRMNDDAVIVLDPVNRHVIDHALQNGVKNYIGGNCTVSLMLMALGGLFQNDLVEWATSMTYQAASGAGAKNMRELIEGMGAIHNEVKAEIADPAGAILDIDRKVSDFLRSDAFPAANFGVPLAGSLIPWIDADLGNGQSKEEWKGGVETNKILGRSANPTVIDGLCVRVGAMRCHSQAITLKLKKDLPVAEIEKLLAEANAWVKVIPNEKKASVRGLTPAKVTGTLSVPVGRIRKLGMGGEYISAFTVGDQLLWGAAEPLRRMLRIVLGNLDA